The Kozakia baliensis genome includes a region encoding these proteins:
- a CDS encoding SufE family protein: MGAPFLRPEDATARDAIDEIAAELAMFDDWMDRYQYIIELGRKLPEFPLDWQNDAHRVPGCQSQVWLEAKEEDGRLYFAGASDAAIVSGLVALLLRVYSGRKREEIRATDPVFLHELGLVKALSTNRGNGVEAMARAIIARASA; encoded by the coding sequence ATCGGCGCGCCTTTCCTGCGTCCAGAAGACGCCACCGCGCGAGACGCCATCGATGAAATCGCCGCCGAATTGGCGATGTTCGACGATTGGATGGATCGCTATCAATATATCATCGAACTTGGGCGCAAATTGCCTGAATTCCCGCTCGATTGGCAGAACGATGCCCATCGCGTGCCCGGTTGCCAAAGCCAGGTCTGGCTGGAAGCGAAAGAAGAAGACGGGCGGCTCTACTTCGCCGGTGCGTCGGATGCCGCTATCGTTTCAGGCTTGGTCGCGCTGTTGCTGCGCGTCTATTCAGGCCGTAAGCGGGAAGAAATCCGCGCGACGGACCCGGTCTTTCTTCACGAGCTTGGACTCGTCAAGGCGCTTTCCACCAACCGTGGGAACGGCGTGGAAGCCATGGCGCGTGCCATTATCGCACGCGCCTCGGCCTGA
- the hslU gene encoding ATP-dependent protease ATPase subunit HslU, with amino-acid sequence MDIPNYSPREIVSELDRFIIGQNDAKRAVAIAMRNRWRRAQLPDNLREEVVPKNILMIGPTGCGKTEIARRLAKLAQSPFLKVEATKFTEVGYVGRDVESIVRDLLEVSLNMLRDIKRRDVQAKAEHAAEARLIDALVGEKATADTKSKFRQMLRNGELEDKEVELQLASEGQNNGEMPNMAPGNVINFNDMMKGIMNRMPQRRRVTVSAAREMLVREEADKLLDNDALTREAIQHTQEHGIVFLDEIDKVCARSSESGARGGDVSREGVQRDLLPLIEGTTVSTKHGQVKTDHILFIASGAFHLAKPSDLLPELQGRLPIRVELAGLSRDDLRRILLEPEHSLLKQYVALMSTEGVTLDFGDDAVDALAELAADINERVENIGARRLATVLERLLEEVSFTASDKNGQVVHITAQDVHEKVAPLARKGDLSRFIL; translated from the coding sequence ATGGATATTCCGAACTACTCCCCCCGCGAAATCGTCTCCGAACTCGACCGTTTCATCATTGGGCAGAACGACGCCAAGCGCGCGGTGGCGATCGCCATGCGTAACCGCTGGCGTCGGGCGCAACTTCCCGACAATCTGCGTGAAGAAGTCGTTCCCAAAAACATCCTCATGATCGGCCCGACCGGCTGCGGTAAGACCGAAATCGCCCGTCGTCTCGCCAAACTCGCGCAATCGCCGTTCTTGAAAGTCGAAGCGACGAAATTCACCGAGGTCGGCTATGTCGGCCGGGATGTGGAATCGATCGTTCGCGATCTGCTCGAAGTCTCGCTGAATATGCTGCGCGACATCAAACGCCGGGATGTGCAAGCCAAAGCCGAACATGCCGCGGAAGCGCGTCTTATCGATGCGTTGGTCGGTGAGAAAGCGACGGCCGATACCAAGTCCAAATTCCGCCAGATGCTGCGCAATGGCGAGTTGGAGGACAAGGAAGTCGAACTTCAACTGGCTAGCGAAGGCCAGAATAACGGCGAAATGCCTAATATGGCGCCCGGCAACGTGATCAACTTCAACGATATGATGAAGGGGATCATGAACCGTATGCCGCAGCGCCGCCGCGTGACGGTGAGTGCCGCGCGCGAAATGCTGGTGCGTGAAGAAGCCGATAAGCTGCTGGATAACGATGCCCTGACGCGGGAAGCCATCCAGCACACGCAGGAACATGGCATCGTCTTCCTGGATGAGATCGACAAGGTCTGCGCCCGCTCATCGGAAAGCGGCGCGCGTGGCGGCGATGTCTCACGCGAAGGCGTGCAGCGCGACCTGTTGCCTTTGATCGAAGGTACTACGGTCTCCACCAAGCATGGCCAAGTCAAGACCGACCATATCCTGTTTATTGCCTCTGGCGCGTTTCACCTCGCCAAACCATCCGACCTATTGCCGGAACTGCAAGGCCGCTTGCCGATCCGTGTCGAACTGGCTGGGCTATCGCGAGATGACCTGCGGCGTATTTTGCTAGAACCGGAACACTCTCTGCTCAAGCAATATGTCGCGCTGATGAGCACGGAAGGTGTCACGCTCGATTTTGGCGACGATGCCGTGGATGCGTTGGCCGAATTGGCGGCCGACATTAACGAGCGCGTCGAAAATATCGGTGCTCGTCGTCTCGCGACGGTTCTTGAACGGTTGCTGGAAGAAGTCTCTTTCACGGCTTCCGACAAAAATGGGCAGGTCGTCCATATCACCGCGCAGGATGTACACGAGAAGGTGGCACCTTTGGCCCGCAAGGGCGATCTGAGCCGATTCATCCTGTGA
- the hslV gene encoding ATP-dependent protease subunit HslV — translation MLNHTSSPHDPVGWHGTTILCVRRDGQVAMAGDGQVTLGQTVIKGNARKVRRIGPKGEILAGFAGATADAFTLLERLEAKLERYPDQLERACVELAKDWRTDRYLRRLEAMMAVADVHRSFTLTGNGDVLEPEDGIIAIGSGGNYALSAARALIEIEGLSAEDVARRSMKIAGDICVYTNHSVRVETLGDEAK, via the coding sequence ATGTTGAATCATACTTCTTCCCCTCACGATCCGGTCGGCTGGCACGGCACGACCATTCTCTGTGTACGCCGCGACGGGCAGGTTGCCATGGCGGGAGACGGGCAGGTCACGCTCGGTCAGACCGTCATTAAAGGAAATGCCCGCAAAGTGCGCCGTATTGGCCCGAAAGGTGAAATTCTTGCCGGTTTCGCGGGTGCCACGGCGGATGCGTTCACATTGCTCGAACGCCTCGAAGCCAAGCTGGAACGTTATCCCGATCAGCTCGAACGTGCCTGCGTCGAACTCGCCAAGGATTGGCGCACGGATCGCTATCTGCGCCGCCTCGAAGCCATGATGGCGGTGGCGGATGTGCACCGCTCCTTCACGCTCACTGGAAATGGCGATGTTCTGGAACCTGAAGATGGCATCATCGCCATCGGCTCCGGCGGCAATTACGCTCTCTCCGCCGCGCGGGCGCTGATCGAGATCGAGGGGCTAAGCGCCGAGGACGTTGCCCGTCGCTCCATGAAAATCGCAGGCGATATTTGCGTCTACACCAATCATTCCGTCCGTGTGGAAACGCTGGGCGACGAGGCCAAGTGA
- a CDS encoding response regulator, which produces MRNVYGNAPQARSRILLVDDEPEILVALTDLLEDEFDILSSTDPLDALNILRDSPDVAVIVSDQRMPNLNGDAFLAQAREISDARGILLTGYADLAAVVAALNQGRIQFYAHKPWESDALRAMVREVAEHYRLERALLTERVLLHGLMETLPLGLVFSDAQGRVIRHNLTPDRQVSEEEGVLETSLYPETERAAIEAMRARTQELGQDEHLVETVDDDVTHWHEFIRAALPWPRRPGGELEPINKRWQVGIERDVTERLAMELRLRQDDKMRALGTLSGGIAHDFNNLLTAILGSLELLSDLSPPSDPMATKLLENAAESARRGTVLTRRLLEFGRPKPTTLQPVSVIALINGMRDLLAQSLNRRTDTEGETGRCTLDLAGVSSDLKLPPVMSDPGQLEMALLNLCINARDAMPQGGSIAIAAHYAEATQGGSGHVVVTVADHGCGMPPEVVARIFEPFFTTKGIGSGTGLGLSTIYGFLRRCNGDIQVQSMPGEGTRMALWLPVCQEAECEQAESEADSAETLSPQRILVADDEDGVRLVTEQFLRQDKHEVVGVSDGTDVIALIEAGEKFDLVALDLLMPGMSGRECGEILGKIAPDLPILYISGYADPDNLPEGAFVLGKPFTPQMLRRAVANALRRKS; this is translated from the coding sequence ATGAGAAACGTCTATGGAAATGCTCCCCAAGCGCGCAGTCGTATCCTGCTGGTGGATGACGAGCCGGAAATTCTGGTGGCGCTGACCGATCTTCTCGAAGACGAATTCGATATCCTTTCCTCCACCGATCCGCTGGACGCACTGAACATCTTGCGAGACTCGCCCGACGTGGCCGTGATCGTCTCCGATCAGCGCATGCCGAATTTGAATGGCGACGCTTTCCTGGCGCAGGCGCGAGAGATTTCCGACGCGCGCGGTATTCTGCTCACGGGATATGCCGATCTCGCGGCTGTTGTGGCGGCGCTGAACCAGGGGCGTATTCAGTTCTATGCTCATAAACCCTGGGAGTCCGATGCATTGCGCGCCATGGTGCGTGAGGTGGCGGAGCATTATCGCCTCGAACGGGCCTTGCTGACCGAGCGCGTTTTGCTTCACGGCCTAATGGAAACCCTCCCGCTCGGCTTGGTGTTTTCCGACGCGCAAGGTCGCGTTATCCGTCATAATCTCACGCCAGACCGGCAAGTGTCGGAAGAAGAGGGCGTACTCGAAACCAGCCTTTATCCCGAAACCGAACGCGCCGCGATCGAAGCCATGCGGGCGCGCACGCAGGAGTTGGGGCAGGATGAACATCTGGTGGAAACCGTCGATGACGACGTGACCCACTGGCACGAATTCATCCGTGCCGCTCTGCCCTGGCCTCGTCGCCCCGGCGGCGAATTGGAGCCGATCAATAAACGATGGCAGGTTGGCATCGAACGCGATGTGACCGAACGTTTGGCAATGGAGCTGCGGCTCCGCCAGGATGACAAGATGCGCGCGCTCGGCACACTCTCCGGCGGTATCGCCCATGATTTCAATAATTTGCTGACGGCAATTCTCGGTTCTTTGGAATTGCTTTCCGACCTTTCCCCGCCATCCGATCCGATGGCGACGAAATTGCTGGAAAATGCGGCGGAATCGGCGCGGCGCGGCACGGTGCTGACGCGGCGGCTCTTGGAGTTCGGCCGCCCTAAACCGACAACGCTGCAACCGGTTTCCGTCATCGCCTTAATTAACGGTATGCGCGATCTGCTGGCCCAAAGCCTCAACCGTCGCACCGATACGGAAGGAGAAACCGGGCGCTGCACCCTCGATCTTGCCGGGGTGTCGAGCGATCTGAAATTGCCGCCTGTGATGAGCGATCCGGGGCAATTGGAAATGGCGCTGCTCAATTTGTGCATCAATGCGCGGGACGCCATGCCCCAGGGCGGTTCGATTGCGATTGCAGCGCATTATGCCGAAGCGACGCAGGGTGGTTCCGGCCATGTGGTGGTGACCGTGGCCGATCATGGTTGCGGCATGCCACCCGAGGTTGTGGCGCGTATTTTCGAGCCGTTTTTCACGACGAAAGGCATCGGCAGCGGCACCGGGCTGGGCCTTTCGACGATCTATGGTTTTCTGCGCCGCTGCAATGGAGACATTCAGGTGCAAAGCATGCCGGGAGAAGGCACACGCATGGCGTTGTGGCTGCCGGTATGCCAGGAGGCGGAGTGCGAACAAGCCGAAAGCGAGGCGGATTCGGCGGAAACCCTGTCCCCGCAGCGCATTTTGGTCGCGGATGACGAAGACGGTGTGCGTCTCGTTACCGAGCAATTCCTGCGGCAGGACAAACACGAAGTCGTCGGCGTTTCGGATGGCACGGATGTGATCGCCTTGATCGAAGCCGGTGAGAAATTCGATCTTGTCGCCCTCGATTTGCTGATGCCCGGTATGAGCGGCCGGGAATGTGGGGAAATTCTAGGTAAAATCGCCCCGGACCTGCCGATCCTCTACATCAGCGGCTACGCCGATCCCGATAATCTGCCCGAGGGCGCGTTCGTTCTAGGCAAGCCCTTCACGCCGCAAATGCTGCGCCGGGCGGTGGCCAACGCCCTGCGCCGTAAGTCATGA
- a CDS encoding response regulator yields MTVPKTNRTHLENAGPHILLVEDSDSQALQLRRMLGHNGFIVKRVSSGEAALASLDESLPDLVVSDYHLPGMNGGQMARQFRMNAHTRSIPVLMLTEDVAPGLEREGLESGADAYISKSAHPDLLVLRIRALLREGSDLIQAEEAGRFRRARIVIVTSPTENEDEDDEWRENTGWERDAQGASLGELLWRDGHTVTTVSGSGELIQGGWLGGDEGPDCLVLDLTSRNTDGVDFCRRLDARRQDVLEAGGVPFRILGIIGAERFRRHSAADLFDAGLDDLVPGDITPDVLALRIRVMVRRKLAQDEMRQQEIKRQVREVALQTAQSEARAIAAKATMAEALAQANAELADANARLLETQAKLVQTAKMASLGELVAGIAHEINNPLAFTLAHEETVARTLHKLAEAPDLDANRRSDLLSKCTSRIGSMRLGLQRIQNLVLSLRRFSRLDESAFQDVDVVEALDTALALLAHKFGREIVVERHLAAPRMFVCQPALLHQVVMNIVSNAADAIHERAEKNGEEPGQLQGRIVIETALLQLECGARYVISVADDGPGIPADIRARVFEPFFTTKPVGMGTGLGLAIAYGIIEAHSGSIDIEDANLKGGRGVGARFILSIPVRLTPTGPVTIGRTS; encoded by the coding sequence GTGACTGTCCCGAAGACAAATCGCACGCATTTGGAAAACGCCGGTCCTCATATTCTCCTCGTCGAAGATTCCGATAGTCAGGCGCTGCAATTGCGCCGCATGCTCGGCCATAACGGGTTTATCGTCAAACGCGTCAGCAGCGGTGAGGCCGCTTTGGCGAGCCTGGACGAATCGCTACCCGATCTTGTCGTCTCGGATTATCACCTGCCCGGCATGAATGGCGGCCAGATGGCCCGCCAGTTCCGCATGAACGCCCATACGCGCTCTATCCCGGTTCTGATGCTGACGGAAGACGTCGCTCCAGGGCTGGAACGCGAAGGGCTGGAAAGCGGGGCGGATGCCTATATTTCCAAATCCGCCCATCCCGATCTGCTGGTTCTGCGCATCCGTGCCTTATTGCGCGAAGGCTCGGACCTTATTCAGGCCGAGGAAGCCGGCCGCTTTCGTCGTGCCCGTATCGTCATCGTCACCAGCCCGACCGAGAATGAGGATGAAGACGATGAATGGCGTGAGAACACGGGTTGGGAGCGTGATGCCCAAGGGGCGTCCCTCGGCGAACTGCTCTGGCGCGATGGCCATACCGTCACCACCGTCTCCGGTTCCGGTGAACTGATCCAGGGCGGGTGGCTCGGTGGGGATGAGGGACCGGATTGTCTGGTGCTGGATCTGACTTCTCGCAATACCGATGGTGTCGATTTTTGCCGCCGCCTGGATGCGCGCAGGCAGGACGTTCTGGAAGCGGGCGGCGTGCCGTTTCGGATTTTAGGCATCATTGGCGCCGAGCGTTTCCGCCGTCATTCCGCCGCCGATTTATTCGATGCCGGACTGGACGATCTGGTGCCGGGCGACATCACGCCAGATGTGCTGGCGTTGCGTATTCGCGTCATGGTGCGGCGCAAATTGGCGCAAGACGAAATGCGCCAACAGGAAATCAAGCGCCAAGTGCGCGAGGTCGCATTGCAAACCGCGCAAAGCGAGGCACGCGCCATCGCCGCCAAAGCCACGATGGCCGAAGCCCTGGCCCAAGCCAATGCCGAACTCGCGGATGCCAATGCGCGGCTGCTCGAAACCCAGGCTAAATTGGTGCAAACCGCTAAAATGGCTTCCCTTGGCGAATTAGTTGCGGGGATTGCGCACGAGATCAATAACCCGCTGGCTTTTACGCTGGCGCATGAAGAAACCGTCGCCAGGACCTTGCACAAACTGGCGGAAGCTCCGGATTTGGACGCGAACCGCCGTAGCGATTTATTGTCCAAATGCACAAGCCGCATCGGGTCCATGCGTTTGGGCCTGCAACGTATTCAAAACCTCGTCCTCAGCTTGCGGCGTTTTTCCAGGCTCGACGAAAGCGCGTTCCAGGATGTCGATGTCGTGGAGGCGCTCGATACCGCCTTGGCGCTGCTGGCTCATAAATTTGGCCGTGAGATCGTGGTGGAGCGCCACCTTGCCGCGCCGCGGATGTTCGTCTGTCAGCCCGCGCTTTTGCATCAGGTGGTGATGAACATCGTCAGCAATGCGGCGGACGCCATTCATGAACGCGCGGAAAAGAATGGAGAAGAGCCAGGGCAATTACAGGGGCGGATCGTCATCGAAACCGCGCTTTTGCAACTGGAATGCGGCGCACGTTATGTAATTAGCGTTGCCGATGACGGGCCCGGAATTCCCGCCGATATTCGTGCGCGCGTATTCGAGCCTTTCTTCACGACCAAACCGGTTGGGATGGGAACCGGGCTTGGCTTGGCGATTGCCTATGGCATTATTGAAGCTCATAGCGGAAGCATCGATATAGAAGATGCAAATTTGAAAGGCGGTCGTGGCGTGGGAGCGCGCTTTATCTTGTCCATTCCTGTTCGTTTGACGCCAACCGGCCCTGTCACGATTGGGCGCACGTCATGA
- a CDS encoding cell division ATP-binding protein FtsE produces the protein MIRLRDVCFSHHGHGDRARLTLRHLSLSVPQGGFRWLVGPSGAGKSSLLRLLHLSARPDHGTLEVLGLETQRAKRRQLAQLRQRIGMIHQDFRLLPDLSAFDNVALPLRLAGQAESSIQQETRDILEWLGLGAQAQARPDQLSGGERQRIAIARALVTRPALLLADEPTNALEESQAWRLLELFRDLSRNGTTVIVATHNETLLREAPAPAIILRQGALVNETDGMTA, from the coding sequence ATGATCCGGCTGCGCGATGTCTGTTTTTCCCATCACGGCCATGGCGACCGTGCGAGACTGACATTGCGCCATCTCTCCCTTTCCGTGCCGCAGGGTGGTTTCCGGTGGCTCGTGGGTCCGTCGGGGGCGGGAAAATCGAGCCTGTTGCGGCTGCTGCATCTGAGCGCGCGTCCCGACCACGGCACTCTCGAAGTACTCGGCTTGGAGACGCAACGGGCCAAGCGGCGGCAATTGGCGCAACTTCGGCAAAGGATCGGCATGATCCATCAAGATTTCCGGTTGCTGCCCGATTTGAGCGCCTTCGATAATGTCGCCCTTCCCTTGCGTTTGGCGGGCCAAGCCGAGAGCAGCATCCAGCAAGAAACAAGAGATATTCTGGAATGGCTGGGGCTTGGCGCGCAAGCCCAGGCACGGCCCGACCAGCTTTCAGGCGGGGAGCGGCAGCGCATCGCCATTGCACGCGCCTTAGTCACGCGCCCCGCCCTGCTCTTGGCCGACGAACCGACCAACGCGCTCGAAGAATCGCAGGCTTGGCGGCTATTGGAGTTGTTCCGCGATTTGAGCCGCAATGGCACGACCGTCATCGTCGCGACCCATAACGAAACCTTACTTCGGGAAGCGCCCGCCCCAGCCATCATCTTGCGCCAAGGCGCGCTGGTGAACGAGACGGACGGGATGACGGCATGA
- a CDS encoding cell division protein FtsX, whose product MRKPIPDGLRLAGRDKSLGAVVAAMSALAALALGGWVAARSLSAQWEAGAARQVTIEIPDDKHDAHAQVLALLPVLRASPAVEKAEEVPPEKLHQILAPWLGKSEGAAIDLPAVISLTRRDAQPETDLAAIVRQSAPDAVIEENMRWGGRLRLLGQSLQACAWLAVSLAAAAAVAVTALSVRMTLAARRIPVEILHGLGATDGHIARRIARHSSRLGLAGGVAGAFLAWGMLTVLARLAMPFTDHVSAESIWPEDLSGWWETASHLPQNLVLALASVPFLAWLIGWSVAQISVRRWLRRLP is encoded by the coding sequence ATGAGAAAGCCAATCCCCGATGGGCTTCGCTTAGCCGGAAGAGATAAAAGCCTGGGCGCCGTCGTCGCGGCCATGAGCGCACTGGCGGCACTCGCCTTGGGCGGATGGGTGGCGGCGCGAAGCCTTTCCGCGCAATGGGAAGCCGGCGCGGCGCGACAGGTCACGATCGAAATCCCCGACGATAAGCACGATGCCCACGCGCAAGTCTTGGCACTCCTGCCCGTTCTGCGCGCCTCTCCCGCCGTGGAGAAGGCGGAAGAAGTGCCACCGGAAAAACTGCATCAAATCCTTGCACCTTGGCTCGGCAAATCCGAAGGCGCGGCCATCGATCTGCCCGCCGTGATTTCCTTGACGCGCCGCGATGCGCAACCGGAAACCGATCTGGCGGCGATCGTGCGCCAATCGGCACCCGATGCCGTGATCGAGGAGAACATGCGCTGGGGCGGACGATTGCGCCTACTGGGGCAAAGCCTACAGGCCTGCGCCTGGTTGGCTGTTTCGTTGGCCGCCGCCGCCGCCGTCGCAGTAACAGCACTTTCCGTGCGCATGACTTTGGCCGCGCGACGCATCCCCGTTGAAATCCTTCACGGGCTGGGCGCGACGGACGGGCATATCGCTCGGCGCATCGCCCGACATAGCAGCCGGTTAGGGCTGGCGGGCGGTGTGGCAGGCGCTTTTCTCGCCTGGGGTATGCTCACGGTCCTGGCGCGGCTCGCCATGCCGTTTACCGACCATGTCTCCGCCGAGTCGATCTGGCCCGAAGATTTATCCGGCTGGTGGGAGACCGCCAGCCATCTTCCGCAAAATCTCGTCCTGGCGTTGGCCAGCGTGCCGTTCCTGGCATGGTTGATCGGTTGGAGCGTGGCACAGATTAGCGTGCGCCGTTGGCTCAGGCGGCTTCCTTGA
- a CDS encoding YdcF family protein translates to MKTLRLSMLFLAMPGLIWLAGLLWFGRDALSVTPHAVKCDGIVALTGGKDRIETSLDLLHRSYGQLLLISGVGSHATLAQLAGKSQAFLTPELSARITLGRRAVSTVGNGTETAEWAHSNHLHTLLVVTAGYHIRRAMMEIQRAAPDVVLHPYPVRPPALRRPLDKATVTLLVREYNKWLGAQLGLSRGTNLTPAA, encoded by the coding sequence TTGAAAACGCTGCGTCTGAGCATGCTTTTTCTGGCCATGCCGGGCTTGATCTGGCTAGCAGGGCTGCTGTGGTTCGGCCGTGATGCGCTTAGCGTCACACCGCATGCCGTAAAATGCGATGGGATCGTCGCGCTCACCGGCGGCAAGGATCGGATCGAGACATCGCTGGACCTGCTTCATCGGTCCTACGGGCAGCTTTTGCTGATTTCCGGCGTAGGCTCTCATGCAACATTGGCGCAACTGGCCGGCAAATCTCAAGCCTTCCTGACGCCGGAACTCAGCGCCCGCATTACACTAGGGCGACGCGCCGTCTCCACAGTGGGGAACGGGACGGAAACGGCCGAATGGGCGCACTCCAACCATCTTCACACGCTCTTGGTCGTCACCGCAGGATATCATATCCGCCGGGCAATGATGGAAATTCAGCGCGCCGCGCCGGATGTGGTTTTGCACCCCTATCCGGTTCGTCCGCCTGCCCTGCGCCGCCCTTTGGATAAGGCGACCGTCACGCTCCTGGTGCGCGAATATAACAAATGGCTCGGCGCTCAACTCGGCCTTTCCCGCGGCACCAATCTGACGCCTGCTGCATGA
- a CDS encoding lysophospholipid acyltransferase family protein, with translation MIQLRAVLFAVYFFFLTLLMGIGAFPIRWLKKRGLALHYAQLWAKLTLAGLTRICRIEIDISGLENIPAGPCLIASQHQSYFDGFVWMNLSQRPAYIIKQELTRIPLVGPMLLLAGMVPVERAAGAKALRDMMRRAQESFAENRQIIIFPEGTRTLPGERVPLQPGVVALAKQSDVPIVPVATNSGAHWPRQGFLKYPGRIVIAIGKPIPTQAGRGALIGAITQAWEGLSHANNLPIPVDNSVGGTR, from the coding sequence ATGATTCAACTCCGCGCCGTTTTGTTCGCTGTTTATTTCTTTTTCCTGACGCTGCTCATGGGTATCGGCGCTTTTCCGATCCGCTGGCTCAAAAAGCGCGGTCTGGCGCTTCACTACGCGCAGCTTTGGGCAAAGCTGACCCTGGCGGGACTAACGCGCATCTGCCGTATCGAGATCGATATTTCCGGCTTGGAGAACATTCCCGCCGGGCCGTGCCTGATCGCCTCTCAGCATCAATCTTATTTCGACGGTTTCGTCTGGATGAATCTGTCGCAACGTCCTGCCTACATCATCAAGCAAGAACTAACGCGCATTCCCTTGGTCGGCCCGATGTTATTACTGGCAGGAATGGTGCCGGTGGAGCGCGCGGCGGGCGCCAAAGCGTTGCGCGACATGATGCGCCGGGCCCAGGAAAGTTTCGCCGAAAATCGTCAGATCATCATCTTTCCCGAAGGAACGCGCACGCTGCCCGGCGAACGCGTCCCTCTTCAGCCCGGTGTCGTGGCGTTGGCCAAGCAGAGCGATGTGCCGATCGTGCCGGTCGCGACCAATTCCGGCGCACATTGGCCACGGCAGGGCTTCCTCAAATATCCAGGCCGAATCGTCATTGCCATCGGCAAGCCCATCCCGACGCAAGCAGGGCGCGGCGCGCTGATCGGTGCGATCACACAAGCCTGGGAAGGATTGAGCCATGCGAACAACTTACCCATCCCTGTGGATAACTCTGTGGGTGGGACGCGCTGA
- a CDS encoding DUF2125 domain-containing protein, translated as MTHTRPFHRLRQIIASSLIGKTVHHHPLRAVLALIGIMLAGLLLNALYCLHADRLLERQVSEQIAALKSHGFKVRTAGIVRTGWPLRAAISVQHPIIEDETGHGWGGQHLELSLSPFHPHRIALFFDGAQIVKFSDDLALSTQTIRAWLQLDKNDIRLFFRAPRLQASWPHGAHEAALTLLPVEGHILLRPDAGPDETKLALSLDANAALISPPSLILGEIPQVWVPGWPPRRVHLTAVATQGERTQWLASSGYRRILLQNISAVLGPLDLSGAGTLDHQGSGGLSVHASGLRETVRYWLDHPPISIDQQDENGIGPWLIKARAHLDSIPNAADLPLQVTRGEISDLAPIMAKILHAQ; from the coding sequence ATGACCCATACCCGCCCTTTCCATCGGCTTCGGCAAATAATCGCATCATCCTTGATTGGGAAAACTGTTCATCACCATCCGCTCAGAGCAGTCCTCGCGCTAATCGGGATAATGCTGGCCGGTTTGTTACTGAATGCTCTCTACTGCCTGCATGCGGATAGGCTGCTGGAGCGGCAAGTTTCAGAACAGATCGCAGCCCTTAAATCGCATGGCTTCAAGGTGCGCACTGCCGGAATCGTCCGAACTGGATGGCCGCTACGGGCAGCGATATCGGTCCAGCATCCTATCATCGAAGATGAAACGGGCCATGGTTGGGGAGGTCAGCACCTCGAACTTTCTCTTTCTCCCTTTCATCCTCATCGGATCGCCTTGTTTTTCGATGGCGCGCAGATCGTCAAATTCTCCGATGACCTTGCATTATCCACACAGACCATTCGCGCTTGGTTGCAACTGGATAAGAACGACATCAGGCTTTTCTTTCGTGCCCCTCGCCTGCAAGCCTCTTGGCCCCATGGCGCGCACGAGGCCGCCCTCACGCTGCTTCCGGTCGAAGGCCACATCTTGCTGCGCCCCGATGCAGGGCCGGACGAGACGAAACTCGCTTTGTCGCTCGATGCCAATGCGGCGTTGATATCGCCACCTTCCCTGATTTTAGGCGAAATCCCGCAAGTTTGGGTTCCGGGCTGGCCGCCGCGCCGTGTTCATCTTACCGCCGTGGCGACGCAGGGCGAACGAACGCAATGGCTCGCCTCCTCCGGCTATCGGCGCATCCTGCTGCAAAACATCTCGGCCGTTTTAGGGCCACTCGATCTTTCGGGCGCAGGGACATTGGACCATCAAGGAAGCGGTGGGCTGAGCGTGCATGCATCAGGCCTCCGAGAAACGGTGCGTTACTGGCTCGATCACCCGCCCATTTCCATCGATCAGCAAGATGAAAACGGGATCGGACCATGGCTGATCAAGGCGCGCGCGCATCTCGATTCCATTCCCAATGCCGCCGATCTTCCCTTGCAAGTAACAAGAGGCGAGATTTCGGACTTGGCCCCGATTATGGCAAAAATACTGCATGCCCAATAG